The sequence below is a genomic window from Gossypium hirsutum isolate 1008001.06 chromosome A11, Gossypium_hirsutum_v2.1, whole genome shotgun sequence.
GCTGAGCCCCCTTTCTCCTCGGTCCACAGAGACAAAATGGAATGTAGGACTAGGACTGGCGCCAACAGTTAATCACGGAAGAAAGGACTCACTGCGCTGGGATCACTAACTAatactaatctaatttaactaatactaatctAATATTAATAGAATAGAATACTAATCTAATACTAATAGAATagaaaaaatagaatagaaaatactaatataagagaaagaaaagaactgTCTTTTCTGTATACTTTCCCCGGTTCCGTTGCTACCGCGGGCTTTACGCAATCGATCGGATCATATAGATATCCCTTCAACACAACATAGGTCGTCGAAAGGATCTCGGAGACTCACCAAAGCACGAAAGCCAGGATCTTTCAGAAAATGGATTCCTATTCGAAGAGTGCATAACCGCATGGATAAGCTCACACTAACCCGTCAATTTAGGATCCAATTCGGGATTTTCCTTGGGGGGTATCAGTAAGGAATTGGAATGTAATAATATTGATTCATATAGGAGGAAAAGGTTCTCTATTGATTCAAATGTTGTACCTATGGAATAGGGATAGAGAAAGAGGAAAAACCGAAGATTTCACATAGTGCTTTTGATCGAAAAATCAATATGATTTATTTCGTACCCCTCGCTCAATGAGAAAATGGGTCAGATTCTATAGGATCAAACCTATGGGACTTAGGGAATGATGgaaaggaataaaaaaaaagaaatcaaaaaaagaggggaaaaaataataaaaataataaataagtaaataaaaatgaagtAGAAGAACCCAGATTCCAAATGAACAAATTCAAACTTGAAAAGGATCTTTCTGATTCTCGAAGAATGAGGGGCAAAGGGATTGATCGAGAAAGATCTCTTGTTCTTATTATAAGATCGTGTGATTGGATCCGCAGATGTTTGGTAAAAAAATCTTCTCTTTTGAGAATAATCAAAAATGGAAAGTGTTCAATTGGAACATGAAAACGTGACTGAATTTGTCCTAGTTACTCTTCGGGACAGAGTGGAAGAAGGGAGGAGATTCTCGAACGAGGAAAAGGACCCAATGACTTCGAAAGAATTGAACGAGGAGCCGTATGAGGTGAAAATCTCATGTACTTATGTATAGTGTATTTAATGatctcaaaataaaaattattaatttatttattttttaaaaaaatgataataaatataaattatatttaattcatAAAAATCTGTAAAATTATACAATTTTATCAATCAATACTCAAGCTTGAGATATAATCGAGCCCAATTAAGCttgtttatcaatttttataCTCGAGCTTAACTCAATAATTAAATttagggttaataatatatattaagggtaataacataatttaataatataaaaatatgaaaaatttgataagGCTTGTAGGTTATTCAAACCAAGTATTACTAAACTTGAATTTGTCTCAACCGATAGCTCAGCATAGCTCAAGCTCGGCTCAATAAGTCGAACTCAAATAACTTACAAGCACTAGTGTCTCATTTACACCTTTAAAAGCAAACTacatttttttgtgatttttatttttattttttaattttattttgtaaagaGAGAAAACAAATACTATGAGATATgagatttaaatatttaattatataaaaatgaaaaagttatAAATGGATAagtataaacataaataaaatatataaatgtataaataaagTAATagctaataattttaatataaaataatatgatattatctttgagtaaataaaatattaaaaaattaaattattataaaatatataaaaataataaatttcgaATATTATCTTGTtcagttttagtttattttaccATCACAGTCATGTTTATATTTAAACACATATCTCATCATAAATTTTAATCTCACCACTACTATAATTtataagcaaaccaaaatcaatTCCACCACCCTTTTAAATGTAGCTAAgtcaatatatttttatcttttaatattttgataaatctagaatatatattatttcaacaataaaatttgaactcaaaacattaaaatttttacaatattaaccttttgCTATTTTAATCAGAGTTGTATCTTGAATGTGccataaaatgttttaattttgtatgattttttttatgttaaagcCATAtttggtttgtatttttttaataaatttattaaataaattttcactaCCATAATctagttttatttaaataaaactttgTACCACATTGAAATAAATCATTGGTAGTCAATTAAACTCTTACTCTTTTACTTTTATCCAGCTAAGctttaaaaaagtaaattatcacccattatattgtatattaaaaatatctataatttaatattatttaaaatattatgtgaTTCCTTAAAATAACTATAATTTCAGTTGGCATCGATATTATTTTCAGTATAGGAGAATGTAGATTCGAGTGTACCGAAAcgtattattctcctatttaagtGTTGTTGAGAGATTATAAGTAGTTCTAGATATTGTATCAAGACTAGAAATCGTAATGTTTCACTAATATAAAAAGAAGtaaatcaagaaaagaaaaacctaCACGATAGTCGCATAATTATATATTGCTATTTTGGTAAttcaactataattttttttttgatatagTCATTAACATTtctttctaaatatatatatattttgtcaCTCTATCTTTTAGAAAGGCTAATGAGATCTTTTTTattagcataataataaatttaatcattcaatgtttatgtattttatcaatttaatattattttaaaaaaatttattaaatttaattattaacatttacgattttttctcttaaattaattttgattctcaaaataattcaacacttaaaaattaaaaaaatttacttttgaaAAACCCATATCTTCCATTTCAGTTTCAACCCAAAAAAGCAAACAGTATATAAAAATTTCTATGCAACTTTAAAAATTAACTTCTCAGATGGCAAAACCAGCCATTTGATTCATCCAACTATTCAGTGAAATACGCAGAATTTTCAGTTTTTGAGCACTGAAAATCAACAGAAAACTTTAGTGAAAAGTTtcctattatttttttttaaatcgtgactaaataatgtatataatattaataattacatttattaaattatcaaaattaaaactaaattaataaaataaatattgttggttaaatatgttattattatggtaataaaaaaaataaccgGCCTGTAAGAAGGACCTGTTTAAACGACACGATTTTACTCTGATTTGTAAACTAATTGGCTTTATTTAAATATTGATAAAGCGATTAAAGGTGAGTCAGGGTTTCCACCTACTGGGGGAGTATTGCACGATCAGGATAGGGGCTGGATTTTTAGATACAATTACTATCTAGGGGAGTGTTTAGTTTTTTATGCCGAACTTTGAGACATTTTGGATGGTCTGATTTTTTTACAGGGACGAGGGTATGATAGGGTGTTGGTTCAAGTTGATAGCTTAAAGGTGGTCAAAGCCATTGAAGATGGACATTCGACTGATTCGAACTCTGACTTGGTTAAAAGGATTCAAAATATTTTACAGAATGAAGGGCAATGGCCGTTAAGGTATGTCCCTATGAAGAATAATAGAGTTATTAACAATTTTATCTTTAGATAGAGTGAGTGGTTCATTTATTCTTGTTAACTCGATGTAGTTATTTTGTTgtttactaaaaaaaaatcaaattccaaaatttaaaaaatctgtacttaaataaaaaaatttatagttaaattattaaaatagaaaCTGTTTTAactgattgattaattgtatAATACTATAATTTAATTGTCTATTTTAAGGTTCAGCTCTAGTGGTTAAATTAGTTaagtggttaattaattcatcaattttcttactcaatcaatttattcgatttaattaaataatttattaaaaaattaaaaaaatgtattaaatatagtaaaaattattCATACTGGGTTATTGATAAATTGGCCCAACCTCTTATTTCAGTCCACTATCCCGGTTGGACCGATTCTAGATCTGTCTCGTAAATTgtagaataatataatataagataTGCTTAAACAGATTATCTTAAGAAACCGCACCGAGTAGAATTGAACAGACGCGGAGAACAAATTCTCGTTTCCACTTTCCCACCCAAACTCTATCACTTTAAAACCCCTCTTGAATGGCGGTTCCATACGATCATTCCTCTTTCTTTCCTGTTCTCCACCTTTTATTTCCCTCTATATAAATACATAAGCCCTTTTTCGCTTCTTTGTTCATCAACCCAATTTCAATTTATACAAACCCTTTAattccttctttcttttccttcctttcgATTGATTTTCAGAGAAAACCATGGAGTTTAGACCTTTAGAAATCAAAGTTATCTCCGCCAAGGATCTTAAAGACGTCAATCTTTTCACTAAGATGGACGTTTACGTCGTCGTTTCGATCAACGGTGATTCTCGCACAGCGCAAAGGACTCCGGTCGACAAGGACGGTGGTTCAAACCCAGAGTGGAATTACACCGTGAGGTTCACCGTCGATGAAGCTGCCGCCCGTCAGAATGGGCTTACCGTCGTGTTTACCCTTAAATCACAACGTCAGCTTGGAGATAAGGATATCGGTACGGTTCAAGTTCCCGTCAAGGAATTGCTTGATAACGGTGATGGAAACCGGAAAGGTCAAAATAATCTAAGTTACGCTGTTAGGTTGGCTAATGGTAAAGCTAAAGGTGTGTTGCATTTATCTTATAAGTTCGGAGACAAGTTCACGCAACCGCCGGTTACGGTGGCTGGCGCCATGACCGTTGATAAGCAGTGGGGGAATGAGAAGCCAGTTATGGCGTATCCACCACCAAGCTCAGGATACATGGATAAACCAGCAATGGCCTATCCACCGCCTGCAACTGGGTATCCAGGGCCGAGCTCCGGATACCCTCCTTCACACGGAGCATATCCGCCGCCACCCCAAACGGCAAGTTATCCTTACCCTCAACCTGGAGGTGGGTATCCGCCTTATGGATACCAACAGGCACCGGTTCAAGGGTATGGATATCCGGGTCAAGGTGGATATTATGGCTACCCTCCGGTGCAGAAACCGCAGAAACCTAAGAAAGGCAGCGGCGGCATGGGAGCGGGGCTAGGATTGGGGTTGGCCGGTGGATTGTTGGGTGGAATGTTGATCGGTGATATGGTCGGAGATGCTTATGAAGCTGGTCTTGAAGatggttttgattttgatttttaattgccatttttatggttttttttttgttattgaatatttggcatacaaataatatgaaatttcatacataattaataatatacaaatatatataagtctcttctttaacatttttttatttgaattgaaaaattaaatatcttaatGAATTATTAGCATTATAAATTATGATTAAAGCTTTTTAGTTAATACCatttaattcaatacaattcattTGAAAGAAGAATCAATTATCaaagtaattttataatttttatctcataaaataaaataaattcttatcttaataacaaaaaaaaaagtcgcCTTAATTGATTTTACAATCCTTTTATCTCATATTTACTAAGATAAATTCTATCTTAATTGTTAttataaatttagatttaattgttATTATAAATTTAGATTGGTTTCGAATATATATTCGACCTACGAAAATAGTATATAATAGAAAATATGTATATGTCATGTATGACATAACGTGaatagtttaataaaatttaaattttatatgacaTAACGTGATTATGTATAATAAAACTTGAACTTACCTGAATAGGTATGATAAAATTtgagcttaaaaaattttaagtactCAAAATTTTAAGATTCCTATTCTAATTAGCAAGTCAAAGTCtcaataataattacatataataAGATTTCAATTTGATTACTTAATCACTGAACACGTTCACCTAAACTAATAAGTCAAAGCTTCATTTGCCTTACATAATAAACTTACCTTCAACAGTTGTATGtaaaaaatattatcatttaaatgaGTTTTAATATACTATTTGGTACCTAAAATTGAcgctatttttttaaatttgatatttaaattttttgagtCTAATTTGGTACCCAAACTAGACACTTTTTCTTAAGTTGGTCCTTAAACTTTTTGAGGTCTAAGTTGGTACTTAATTATTTTGTTAGATTTGGTACTtgtcaaatatttaacaaattactctaatatattaataatgttaattttttatgtagtaaaaataatcaatgtatgacCGACATGTAATagataatatgatattttttttgtattcatatgtttaattacttttagttttatttatttatttaattattttattaataaaaaataatgaatttctttatttaatattaattcgttAAGCAAAGCTCAATAcctattttttaaacataaatttccTTTAATACTAAGTATATTTTTGTAACATAAGAAGAAAATCATCAACGTAAGTGTTTTgcttaattttttaacatttaataaatttagatacCAAGTTAAGAAAAAGATACTTCAAGTATTAAATTAGGccaaaaaaaagttttaagtacCTAATTTAAAAAAAGAGTATCAAATTCAAGtaacaaatattatattaagcttttaattaaggatatatttttattgtttaagaCTTATATAATAATAGATTAATGTTACAAATTTTGGGTGACAAAAAAGTAATGTTAAATGTTGGTATGCGTATATATTCCATTTGCTCTGGAATGTTTAATGGAAAGATGTTCAAATGGAAAACGAAGGGTTGATAAACAAAGGTCCTTTTTGAGTGGTAGACAAAGTTTATAGGTAAAAAGAGAGGTCCAAGTTGAAGATGAAGTTCCCCTAAAAGCTTTTATTCCTCCATCTctttggaacaaaaaaaaaaagaaaaaaacattcgAATATGTATCAAACACgagtattttaataaaaacaaaaagttcGAAAAGTATAGCTCAAAGCCAAAAGCTTATTCTAAAGCATAAAAATATCACCATAGATTTAGATGTCAGTATCAAAAACTAAGTATGAGTATGAGTATGACATTGGTATGTATGTGTGTGTCTATATATCGAATGCAAAAGACTAAACATCAACAATTCGACAAAAACAACTTTCAACTTTATCTACCTAAACAAACTTGAATTTAACAGTCATTGCCAAGAATTTTCCCTCCCGAGTTCAGAGACCGGTAATAAAAAGGTATCCGACTACTGCTGTTTGACTTCGGCTTTCTTCTTCTGCCAAAGCCTGTCAAGAGCGCTATCGGCATCGCCCTGTAAAACCGAACAAAGTAGATAAATCTAAATGTCTTTATAAAGAACAAACTACAAGGTATGAACACAGAATCTAAATTCTTAAAGCAACCCTATGAAACAGCTTCCTGACTGGAACTACCTGGACCTTGTGCCGATCTGCAGGCAACTGGATATTTAAAACTAATGTTTCTCTCAACAAATTTGTAGATTGAAATAGATAAAACACATCGGCTTAAAGTCTCAACACAACAATGTAACTGCAAGTGTATCATTAACTAAGttgcagcttaatggcttctagTCTTTTACGTGAACTTAAACATGACACAGATACGACAATGTGAGGCTGATCCGAAAATAAAAGATCACAGCAATAGCAAGTAATAGCAACAAGCAGAAACCTAAGAACATCCAAATACTTGTACGAATCAGCAGGCAATTGGACCATAAGCTGTGATACATTGTCTATTTCAGCGCCGTAAACATGAACGTTGCGAGGCAAATTTAAAGCTAATGTTTCTCTAGGTGAACGTGCAGATTAAATGGATACAAAAAAACAGTCTTAAGTTAAGCCATATCTCAAATATTTAATCAACATGAAAATGTACCCAGACATAAGCAACGATAATGAAATTTGCATAATATGGTTGAAACAAGGTCCGGATATGTGGCGGACACGGATGGCGGACACAAttacttcaagaaaaataaagagtcgGAGCAACATAGCTAATAACAACCGAAAACAATCAAAAGGCTAgttaaaaatcaatattaaacCTGAGCACGGACAAAGCCGCAAAGAGCAAAGGTGGAGAATGTGCCAGTGTATCGGCCAAGCTCATCCAAATGACCGACATTGATCTGCACGGATGCGTGATCCTTTGAGGTGATGAGCCTGTTAGTGGCCGAGCTGCAACAACACAACAAAGAAAAATTACATATAAGCTTCCATTGTAAAACAAACGAACGCTATGAATGTACACGGGCGATAAGCCCTACAAAGCAAATTAAATACCATTTTCGGGGAATGTAAAGATCCATATTTTGACCTTCTTCGTTCTGCATCTTTGCAAATTGCTAAACCGAACAAGAAACGCAAAAAGCTcaaatcacctaataaaacacagatttaaattcattaaaaatgttTAGAAAAACAGAAATATTGGAAAAGCTAACTAGATTTTAAACTTCAATTGCTCTGCAACTAAATTATTAATAGAAGTGCTAAAAGAATCTTTAAAAAAAGAGGGGGGGAACCAGATAGAAAGATAGAGGCCATACCTTGAAGAGAAAGAAAGGGGCGGCAATGAAAAGGGTGGTGGTGAGGTTTAGGGCTTTTATGTATAAAAAAGAGGTAACAGTTTCCTAGTAGGGAAGTCCGTCCAAGCTAGAGTTCTGACTGCCGCTTAAACATTAATAATAGCTATTATAATtagatctttatttattttttatattttttaaatagaaaatctgataaaatattataataattctttttatcaataaagaatattctttattatttttatattttctttgttatttattctttcaatatctatttattttataacaaatataaaattttagataatcttttttatatattattttaaatttaataaattttcatttattaaaatttttgcaTAGGTATTTTTCAACCGCTTGTAATATTTACACTCAATATTGATGGTGGTGTCTCAAAGGACATGGGTTACAAACCGGGTGAAGGGAGGAAATTTTttggtcaaaattaaatttttatttttatttttaatagtttatatatttataatttttaaaagattaaattatttttttattatttttaagtggtaaaatataattttatctttattaatttaaattttttaaaggatttaaatgaaaaacttttattttttagggaGAGATACGTCACTGGTTACAAATAGACCTAATAATGGGTTTGGACACCTGACTTGGCCGGAAGGTCTAATCGAAAAGTAAAAGGGTTAAAGTAAGAAATTTAAGCCTGCAAAatgggtttggataaaaaaagaGACATGTTTTCTAATTGAATTGGGtcttaaataagttttttttgtcAGCCTGATccgaatttgtaaaaaaaaaaa
It includes:
- the LOC107930938 gene encoding protein SRC2 translates to MEFRPLEIKVISAKDLKDVNLFTKMDVYVVVSINGDSRTAQRTPVDKDGGSNPEWNYTVRFTVDEAAARQNGLTVVFTLKSQRQLGDKDIGTVQVPVKELLDNGDGNRKGQNNLSYAVRLANGKAKGVLHLSYKFGDKFTQPPVTVAGAMTVDKQWGNEKPVMAYPPPSSGYMDKPAMAYPPPATGYPGPSSGYPPSHGAYPPPPQTASYPYPQPGGGYPPYGYQQAPVQGYGYPGQGGYYGYPPVQKPQKPKKGSGGMGAGLGLGLAGGLLGGMLIGDMVGDAYEAGLEDGFDFDF
- the LOC121209461 gene encoding 40S ribosomal protein S21, with protein sequence MQNEEGQNMDLYIPRKCSATNRLITSKDHASVQINVGHLDELGRYTGTFSTFALCGFVRAQGDADSALDRLWQKKKAEVKQQ